GCGAGAGTGGCCAACCGCGGCCAGGCGAGACGAAAGCGGACGGCCCCACCAGAAGCGGAGGCGCCGCCGAGCGACGTCAAGGAGCGCATCTATAACGCCGCGCTCTCACTCTTCGGCCGGAAGGGTTATGCTGCCGTCTCCGTGCGCGAGATCTGCCGCGAGGCTCGCACGACGCCGCCGATGGTGTACTACTACTTCGGCAGCAAACGCGGGCTCTACCGCGCCATCCTCGATGAGAGTATCCAGTACCGCCGCCGCCAGGTGGAGGAGGCCCTGAAGTCGGGGGGCACGCCCCTGGAGCGGCTGCGGGGGGTGCTCGAGGCCTGGGCGGGTGCCGGCGAGGAGCCGGCGCTGAAGGCGCTGCGGGCCTTCTTCTCGCGCGAGCTCTTCGGCCTCGGCAGCGAGATGTACGCCCGCCGCGTCGAAGACTCCGACCGGGCCTTCCGCCAGACCCTCAAGAAGATCATTCAAGACGGGATCGACCAGGGGGTGTTCCGGCCGGTCCGCGTGGAAATGACCGTGCTCGCCATCACGGGCATCCTCCACACGTTCTCCCGACGCATCGCCCTGGGCGCGCCCCTGAGCCTGGACGAGGCGGTGCACCAGGTGATGGACGGCTTCGTCTACGGTCTCGCCGTCCGCCCCGAAGCTCCCGCCGCCCCGCCAGAGCCGGGGGAGGTAGCCGCCGCCCTGCTCCGCTAGGAGACCTGCTGGTCGCCGATCTGCAAGAGCCGATGCGTTTCGGCGACGAGGCGGATGTCGACGTGGCTCTTGTCTATGAGGACGATGCCCAGGGCTTCG
Above is a genomic segment from Dehalococcoidia bacterium containing:
- a CDS encoding TetR/AcrR family transcriptional regulator codes for the protein MANRGQARRKRTAPPEAEAPPSDVKERIYNAALSLFGRKGYAAVSVREICREARTTPPMVYYYFGSKRGLYRAILDESIQYRRRQVEEALKSGGTPLERLRGVLEAWAGAGEEPALKALRAFFSRELFGLGSEMYARRVEDSDRAFRQTLKKIIQDGIDQGVFRPVRVEMTVLAITGILHTFSRRIALGAPLSLDEAVHQVMDGFVYGLAVRPEAPAAPPEPGEVAAALLR